Genomic segment of Nitrospira sp.:
TAGATGCTCGAAGAACGATGTGGCAAAGGTATGCGCGATCGCGACAGCGAACAGGATGGTCCCGATCAGTTGAATGGTGGTTGGCGTCACATCTGGTTCCTGGTTGAAGCACGTGCACCGGGGGGCTGCGTAGTACGGGCGCACCGGCACGGGGCAATGCTGACTCGTCGTACTCTACCTGGATCGTGAGTCTTACGCCAACGTGGAAGAAAAAGACGGCGGGGCTGTGAGCAGCGAACTAACGGAGATCGTCGTCGATTTTGATGCGGCGCCGGGCGACGCCGGATACGCGGGCGGCAGCCGCCACGGCCTTTGCCACGCGCGGCACTACCTCGCGGTCGAAGATGCTCGGGATAATATAGTCTTCCGAAAGAGCGTCGGCGGGCACACATTCAGCGATGGCCTGGGCAGCCGCCAACTTCATGGATTCGTTGATCTCGCTGGCCTGGACGTCGAGGGCACCACGGAAAATTCCGGGAAATGACAGCGCGTTGTTGATCTGATTCGGGAAGTCGGAGCGGCCGGTGGCAAAAATGCGCGAGGCGTCGTCACCGACTTTCGGGTCGATCTCCGGATCCGGATTCGCCATGGCAAAGACGATGCGATCCTGGTTCATCCGCTCCAAGTCGTCTCGTGTGAGGACGTTCCCCACCGATAGGCCGATGAACACGTCGGCGCCCTTCAATGCATCGTGGAGAGTGCCACGCGGCTGATCCCGCCGAATACAGCTGTGCAAATCGGTGCGGCAGGCACGGAGATCCTCCGCCTCCCCCATCAAGACGATCCCTTCTTTATCGCAACCGACCAGGTGACAGGCACCGGCGGCGAGGAGAATGCGGCAGCAGGCGGTCCCGGCCGCACCCAGTCCATTGACGACAATACGGACGTCTTCCATGCGTTTGCCCACCACGGTGAGGGCATTCGTCAGAGCCGCCAGCAGGACCACGGCGGTGCCGTGCTGGTCATCATGCATCACGGGAATGTCGAGCGATTGCTTTAAGGCGCGTTCGATCTCGAAACAGCGTGGCGCACTGATGTCTTCGAGATTGATGCCACCGAATCCCGGCGCGAGGCCGCGGACCACCCGGACGATTTCATCCGGGTCCTGGGTGCCCAAGCAGATCGGCCAGGCGTCGATGCCGGCCAGCTCTTTGAAGAGCATGACCTTGCCTTCCATTACCGGCAACGCGGCCGCAGGGCCCAGATTCCCCAAGCCCAACACGGCGGAGCCGTCCGTGACAACGGCCACGCTGTTGCTCTTGCTGGTAAAGGCGAAGGCTTTCGACGGGTCTTTCGCAATCGCCTGGCAGACGCGGCCGACACCGGGGGTATAAATCATGGAGAGGACATTCCGCGTCGTGACCGGGACCTTGCTCTGCACTTTGATCTTGCCCCCGAGATGCAGCAGGAAAATACGATCGGAAGCGGAGAGCACGTTCACTTCGGGCAAGGCTTCCAGCCGTTCGAGTACCCGTTCCCCGTGGGCCTCATTCTGCACGTCGAAGGTGATGTCCCGGATCATGCGCTCCGCGTTGGCCGAG
This window contains:
- a CDS encoding NAD-dependent malic enzyme; translation: MTTDDIGPYSNYRLTVRLALLNKPGIFAKVAGLLAEEGANLGAVDIVSANAERMIRDITFDVQNEAHGERVLERLEALPEVNVLSASDRIFLLHLGGKIKVQSKVPVTTRNVLSMIYTPGVGRVCQAIAKDPSKAFAFTSKSNSVAVVTDGSAVLGLGNLGPAAALPVMEGKVMLFKELAGIDAWPICLGTQDPDEIVRVVRGLAPGFGGINLEDISAPRCFEIERALKQSLDIPVMHDDQHGTAVVLLAALTNALTVVGKRMEDVRIVVNGLGAAGTACCRILLAAGACHLVGCDKEGIVLMGEAEDLRACRTDLHSCIRRDQPRGTLHDALKGADVFIGLSVGNVLTRDDLERMNQDRIVFAMANPDPEIDPKVGDDASRIFATGRSDFPNQINNALSFPGIFRGALDVQASEINESMKLAAAQAIAECVPADALSEDYIIPSIFDREVVPRVAKAVAAAARVSGVARRRIKIDDDLR